In Trichocoleus sp., a single window of DNA contains:
- a CDS encoding TniQ family protein, protein MFFDDLSPPSIPKRSRLYHLEPIAVGTPYTEGLISYICRLAEAHCVSPGILIKKEILPLVRQNYSIGFGEVYAIQTDGSGVSVSSMVKPAYRKNPNEYGLLAWQYLEGLKPLTMRKDLEALVISLKTSNMLLEIVGDGLTKDLRAWCPECFQNWCTTDYFIYEPLLWSIAAITICPYHYQPLQFRCPHCNRTQRPLTSRMLVARCSQCIGWLGVRLEPASKQELEITAELERHLGIAKRVMEVLNL, encoded by the coding sequence ATGTTTTTTGATGATTTGAGTCCGCCAAGTATCCCGAAACGGAGTAGGCTATATCACTTGGAACCGATCGCAGTTGGTACTCCGTATACTGAAGGTCTGATTAGCTATATATGCCGCCTTGCCGAGGCACACTGTGTCTCCCCAGGAATTCTAATCAAGAAAGAAATTCTGCCCCTTGTGCGGCAAAACTACTCCATTGGTTTCGGAGAAGTTTACGCAATACAAACAGATGGAAGTGGCGTCTCAGTATCTTCTATGGTTAAGCCTGCTTACCGAAAGAATCCTAATGAATACGGATTACTAGCCTGGCAATATCTTGAAGGGCTGAAACCTCTAACGATGAGAAAGGATTTAGAAGCGCTGGTTATTTCGCTTAAAACATCCAACATGCTATTAGAAATAGTAGGTGATGGGCTAACAAAAGATTTGCGGGCTTGGTGCCCTGAATGTTTCCAAAATTGGTGTACTACTGACTATTTCATTTACGAACCACTCCTGTGGTCAATCGCTGCAATTACCATTTGTCCCTACCATTACCAGCCCTTACAGTTCCGTTGTCCACATTGTAATAGAACGCAACGCCCACTCACATCTAGAATGCTTGTTGCTCGCTGTTCTCAATGTATCGGTTGGCTTGGTGTACGCTTAGAACCAGCATCCAAACAAGAACTTGAAATTACAGCAGAGCTTGAGCGGCATCTTGGGATTGCAAAACGCGTCATGGAGGTACTAAACCTCTAG